The Helicobacter pylori genome includes a window with the following:
- the eptA gene encoding phosphoethanolamine--lipid A transferase EptA, giving the protein MASLFHLKFLKPLSCLQAGLLYSLIFGVLYHFPLFAYVYKESNQVSFIAMMVVVLFCVNGALFLGLGLISINLMRLSAMVFSWLNSIAFYFISAYKVFLNKSMMDNVLNTNTHEILGFLSVKLFIFIVVFGVLPGYVIYKIPLKNSSKKAPFLAILALVFIFIASALANAKNWLWFDKHAKFIGGLILPFAYSVNAFRVSALKFFAPTIKPLPLFSPNHSHSFVVLVIGESARKHNYALYGYQKPTTPRLSKRLENHELTLFNATSCATYTTASLECILDSSFKNNAYENLPTYLTKAGIKVFWYSANDGEKNVKVTSYLKNYELIQKCPNCEAIAPYDESLLYNLPNLLKEHSNENVLLILHLAGSHGPNYDNKVPLNFRVFKPYCSSADLSSCSKESVINAYDNTIFYNDYLLDKIISMLKNAKQPALMIYLSDHGESLGEEAFYLHGIPKSIAPKEQYEIPFIVYANESFKEKHSIIQTQTPINQNVIFHSVLGVFLDFKNPSVVYRPSLDLLKHKKE; this is encoded by the coding sequence TTGGCATCATTATTCCATCTGAAGTTTTTAAAACCCCTGAGTTGTCTGCAAGCCGGTTTGCTTTATAGCCTTATTTTTGGCGTTTTATACCATTTCCCTTTGTTCGCTTATGTTTATAAAGAAAGCAACCAAGTCAGTTTTATAGCCATGATGGTTGTGGTGCTTTTTTGCGTTAATGGCGCTCTTTTTTTGGGATTAGGTTTGATCTCTATTAATTTGATGCGCCTAAGCGCGATGGTTTTTAGTTGGCTCAATTCCATCGCTTTCTATTTCATTAGCGCTTATAAGGTGTTTTTAAATAAGAGCATGATGGATAATGTCTTAAACACCAATACGCATGAGATTTTAGGCTTTTTGAGCGTTAAGTTATTCATTTTTATCGTTGTTTTTGGGGTGTTGCCTGGCTATGTCATCTATAAAATCCCCCTTAAAAATTCTTCTAAAAAAGCGCCCTTTTTAGCGATCTTAGCGTTAGTGTTTATCTTTATCGCTAGCGCTTTAGCTAACGCTAAAAATTGGCTGTGGTTTGACAAGCATGCGAAATTCATAGGGGGCTTAATCTTGCCCTTCGCTTATAGCGTGAACGCTTTTAGAGTGAGCGCTCTTAAATTTTTCGCCCCCACTATCAAACCGCTCCCTCTTTTTTCGCCCAATCATTCTCATTCGTTTGTGGTGCTAGTCATTGGCGAAAGCGCCAGGAAACACAATTACGCCCTTTATGGCTATCAAAAACCCACCACCCCAAGACTAAGCAAACGCTTAGAAAATCATGAACTCACCCTTTTTAACGCCACTTCTTGCGCCACTTACACGACAGCGAGTTTGGAATGCATTTTAGATTCTTCTTTTAAAAACAACGCTTATGAAAATTTGCCCACTTACTTGACTAAAGCCGGTATCAAAGTCTTTTGGTATAGTGCGAACGATGGCGAAAAGAATGTTAAGGTTACAAGCTATCTTAAAAACTATGAATTGATTCAAAAATGCCCCAATTGTGAAGCGATCGCTCCTTATGATGAATCCTTACTCTATAATTTGCCTAACCTTTTAAAAGAACACTCTAATGAAAATGTCTTACTCATTTTACACCTTGCAGGCTCGCATGGCCCCAACTACGACAATAAAGTGCCTTTAAATTTTAGGGTGTTTAAGCCCTATTGCTCAAGCGCTGATTTATCTTCTTGCTCCAAAGAAAGCGTGATTAACGCCTATGACAACACCATTTTTTACAACGACTACCTGCTAGACAAAATCATTAGCATGCTCAAAAACGCCAAGCAGCCCGCCTTAATGATCTATTTGAGCGATCATGGCGAAAGTTTGGGCGAAGAAGCGTTCTATTTGCATGGCATTCCTAAAAGCATCGCTCCCAAAGAACAATACGAGATCCCCTTTATCGTTTATGCTAATGAGTCTTTCAAAGAGAAGCATTCCATCATTCAAACCCAAACCCCAATCAATCAAAATGTGATTTTCCATAGCGTTTTAGGGGTGTTTTTGGATTTTAAAAACCCAAGCGTTGTTTATCGCCCTTCTTTAGATCTGCTTAAACACAAAAAAGAGTAA
- a CDS encoding COG3014 family protein produces MDLEHFNTLYYEESPKKAYEYSKQFTKKKKNALLWDLQNGLSALYARDYETSLGVLDQAEQRFDKTQSAFTRGAGYVGATMINDNVRAYGGNIYEGVLINYYKAIDYMLLNDSANARVQFNRANERQRRAKEFYYEEVQKAIKEIDSSKKHNINMERSRAEVSEILNNTYSNLDKYEAYQGLLNPAVSYLSGLFYALNGDKNKGLGYLNEAYGISQSPFVAKDLVFFKNPNRSHFTWIIIEDGKEPQKSEFKIDVPIFMIDSVYNVSIALPKLEKGEAFYQNFTLKDGEKVMPFDTLASIDAVVASEFRKQLPYIITRAILSATFKVGMQAVANYYLGFVGGLVTSLYSGVSTFADTRNTSIFAHKIYLMRIKNKAFENYEVQADSIDAFSFSLKPCKRSLENPKVIDARELLSGFVTAPQIFCSNRHNILYVRSFKNGFVLNRLK; encoded by the coding sequence ATGGACTTAGAACATTTTAACACGCTCTATTATGAAGAAAGCCCTAAAAAAGCTTATGAATATTCCAAACAATTCACTAAGAAAAAAAAGAACGCTCTTTTATGGGACTTGCAAAACGGCTTGAGCGCTTTATACGCAAGAGATTACGAGACTTCTTTAGGGGTATTAGATCAAGCCGAGCAACGCTTTGATAAAACCCAAAGTGCTTTTACAAGAGGGGCTGGTTATGTGGGCGCTACCATGATTAATGATAACGTGCGCGCTTATGGGGGGAATATTTATGAGGGCGTTTTAATCAATTATTACAAAGCGATAGACTACATGCTTTTAAACGATAGCGCGAACGCTAGGGTGCAATTCAACCGCGCGAATGAACGCCAGCGCAGGGCTAAAGAATTTTATTATGAGGAAGTTCAAAAAGCCATTAAAGAGATCGATTCTAGCAAAAAACACAACATTAATATGGAACGCTCTAGGGCAGAAGTGAGCGAGATTTTAAACAACACCTATTCTAATTTAGACAAATACGAAGCTTATCAGGGCTTACTTAATCCGGCGGTTTCGTATCTTTCAGGGTTGTTTTACGCTTTAAATGGGGATAAAAATAAGGGGTTAGGCTATCTTAATGAAGCCTATGGGATCAGTCAAAGCCCTTTCGTGGCTAAAGACTTGGTTTTTTTCAAAAACCCTAATAGGAGCCATTTCACTTGGATCATCATTGAAGATGGCAAAGAGCCGCAAAAAAGCGAATTTAAAATTGATGTGCCTATTTTTATGATTGATTCGGTTTATAACGTGAGTATAGCCTTGCCCAAGCTAGAAAAAGGGGAAGCGTTTTATCAAAATTTCACTCTTAAAGATGGAGAAAAAGTAATGCCCTTTGACACTTTAGCCTCAATAGATGCGGTGGTCGCCAGCGAGTTTAGGAAGCAATTGCCCTACATTATCACCAGAGCCATTTTATCGGCTACTTTTAAGGTGGGCATGCAAGCGGTGGCGAATTATTATTTGGGGTTTGTTGGAGGGCTAGTAACTTCGTTGTATTCAGGTGTTAGCACCTTTGCAGACACCAGAAACACGAGCATTTTTGCCCATAAAATCTATCTTATGCGCATCAAAAATAAAGCCTTTGAAAATTATGAAGTTCAAGCTGATTCTATTGACGCTTTTTCGTTTTCATTAAAGCCTTGTAAAAGATCGCTTGAAAACCCCAAAGTCATTGACGCTAGGGAATTGCTTTCTGGGTTTGTAACAGCCCCACAAATCTTTTGCTCTAACCGCCATAATATTTTATATGTGCGCAGTTTTAAAAACGGGTTTGTTTTGAATCGTTTAAAATGA
- a CDS encoding DUF1523 family protein translates to MIKFVRNVVLFILTAIFLAFMLLVSYCMPHYSVAVISGVEVKRMNENENTPNNKEVKTLARDVYFVQTYDPKDKKSVTVYRNEDTRFGFPFYFKFNSADISALAQSLVNQQVEVQYYGWRINLFNMFPNVIFLKPLKESADISKPIFSWILYALLLMGFFISARSVCALFKSKAH, encoded by the coding sequence TTGATAAAATTTGTGCGTAATGTGGTTTTGTTCATTTTAACGGCGATCTTTTTAGCGTTCATGCTTTTGGTGAGCTATTGCATGCCCCATTATAGCGTGGCTGTCATTAGCGGGGTGGAAGTCAAAAGAATGAATGAAAATGAAAACACGCCCAATAATAAGGAAGTAAAAACCCTTGCTAGAGATGTCTATTTTGTGCAAACTTACGACCCTAAGGATAAAAAAAGCGTAACCGTTTATCGTAACGAAGACACGCGCTTTGGCTTCCCTTTTTATTTTAAGTTTAATTCGGCTGATATTTCAGCCCTCGCTCAAAGTTTAGTCAATCAGCAAGTGGAAGTGCAATACTATGGCTGGCGGATCAATTTGTTTAACATGTTCCCTAATGTGATTTTTTTAAAGCCCTTAAAAGAGAGCGCTGACATTTCCAAGCCCATTTTTAGCTGGATTTTATACGCTTTGCTGTTAATGGGCTTTTTTATCAGCGCGCGCTCTGTCTGCGCTTTATTTAAGAGCAAAGCTCATTAA
- the icd gene encoding isocitrate dehydrogenase (NADP(+)) has translation MAYNPKILQKPKEGEEITIKDNKLHVPNHPIIPFIEGDGIGSDITPAMIKVVDSAVQKAYKGEKKIAWYEVFVGEKCYQKFKDHKELSPEEQWLLPDTIEAINHYKVSIKGPLTTPIGEGFRSLNVALRQKMDLYVCLRPVRWYGSPSPVKEPQKVDMVIFRENSEDIYAGIEWQEGSTEAKKLIHFLQNELKVKKIRFPESSGIGVKPISKEGTERLVRKAIEYAIDNDKPSVTFVHKGNIMKYTEGAFMKWGYALAQKEFNAQVIDKGPWCSLKNPKTGKEIIIKDMIADAFLQQILLRPSEYSVIATMNLNGDYISDALAAMVGGIGIAPGANLNDTVGMFEATHGTAPKYAGLDKVNPGSIILSAEMMLRHMGWVEAADLIVSAMEKAIKSKKVTYDFARLMDGAKEVKCSEFASVMIENM, from the coding sequence ATGGCTTACAACCCTAAAATTTTACAAAAACCTAAAGAGGGCGAAGAAATTACGATTAAAGACAACAAATTGCATGTGCCAAACCACCCCATTATCCCTTTCATTGAGGGCGATGGCATTGGATCAGATATTACCCCGGCGATGATTAAAGTCGTGGATAGCGCGGTTCAAAAAGCGTATAAAGGCGAGAAAAAAATCGCATGGTATGAGGTGTTTGTGGGCGAAAAATGCTATCAAAAATTTAAAGATCACAAAGAATTAAGCCCAGAAGAGCAATGGCTGTTACCGGATACTATTGAAGCGATCAACCATTATAAAGTCTCCATTAAAGGGCCTTTGACCACGCCTATTGGTGAGGGGTTTAGATCTTTAAATGTAGCGTTACGCCAAAAAATGGATCTGTATGTGTGCTTGAGACCGGTTAGGTGGTATGGGAGTCCGAGTCCGGTTAAAGAACCACAAAAAGTGGATATGGTGATTTTTAGAGAAAATTCTGAAGACATTTATGCGGGCATTGAATGGCAAGAAGGCAGCACGGAAGCGAAAAAACTCATTCATTTTTTACAAAATGAACTAAAGGTTAAAAAAATCCGCTTCCCTGAAAGCAGTGGCATAGGGGTAAAACCCATTAGTAAGGAAGGCACAGAGAGGTTGGTGAGAAAAGCGATTGAATACGCCATTGATAACGACAAGCCAAGCGTAACTTTTGTGCATAAAGGTAACATCATGAAATACACCGAAGGGGCGTTCATGAAATGGGGCTATGCGCTCGCTCAAAAAGAATTCAACGCTCAAGTCATTGATAAAGGCCCATGGTGTTCTTTGAAAAACCCTAAAACCGGTAAAGAAATCATCATTAAAGACATGATCGCTGACGCGTTCTTGCAACAAATCTTATTACGCCCTAGCGAATACAGCGTCATTGCGACCATGAATTTGAACGGGGATTATATCTCTGATGCGTTAGCGGCGATGGTGGGGGGCATTGGTATCGCTCCTGGGGCTAATCTCAACGACACAGTGGGCATGTTTGAAGCCACCCATGGCACCGCTCCTAAATACGCCGGGCTAGATAAAGTCAATCCGGGGTCTATTATTTTGAGCGCGGAAATGATGTTAAGGCATATGGGCTGGGTGGAAGCGGCTGATTTGATCGTCTCTGCTATGGAAAAAGCGATTAAAAGCAAGAAAGTCACTTACGATTTCGCTCGTTTGATGGATGGGGCTAAAGAAGTGAAATGCTCTGAATTTGCTAGCGTGATGATTGAAAACATGTGA
- a CDS encoding citrate synthase, protein MSVTLINNENNERYEFETIECTRGPKAVDFSKLFGTTGFFSYDPGYSSTAGCKSTISYVNGKKGELYYRGHRIEDLVAKYKYVDVCKLLLTGELPQNQEESLEFELELRHRSFVHESLLNMFSAFPSNAHPMAKLSSGVSILSTLYSAHQNMHTEEDYQTMARRIVAKIPTLAAICYRNEVGAPIIYPDIARSYVENILFMLRGYPYSRLKHTTQGEAEITPLEVEAFDKILTLHADHSQNASSTTVRNVASTGVHPYAAISAGISALWGHLHGGANEKVLLQLEEIGDVKNVDKYIARVKDKNDSFKLMGFGHRVYKSYDPRAKILKGLKDELHQKGVKMDERLSEIAAKVEEIALKDEYFIERNLYPNVDFYSGTILRALKIPVRFFTPVFVIGRTVGWCAQLLEHVKNPQARITRPRQVYVGD, encoded by the coding sequence ATGTCTGTCACTTTAATCAATAATGAAAATAATGAACGCTATGAATTTGAAACGATTGAATGCACTCGTGGGCCTAAAGCGGTGGATTTTTCCAAGCTTTTTGGAACGACTGGGTTTTTTTCTTACGATCCAGGGTATTCTTCCACCGCCGGGTGCAAATCCACGATAAGCTATGTCAATGGCAAAAAAGGCGAATTGTATTACAGAGGGCATAGAATAGAAGATTTAGTCGCCAAATACAAATATGTGGATGTGTGCAAATTGCTCCTCACAGGGGAATTACCCCAAAATCAAGAAGAAAGCTTGGAGTTTGAACTAGAATTGCGCCACAGAAGCTTTGTGCATGAGAGCTTGTTAAACATGTTTTCAGCTTTCCCTAGTAACGCCCACCCTATGGCGAAACTCTCTAGTGGCGTGTCTATTTTATCCACCCTTTATTCCGCACACCAAAACATGCACACTGAAGAAGATTACCAGACTATGGCTAGAAGGATTGTCGCTAAAATCCCCACGCTTGCAGCTATTTGCTATCGTAATGAAGTGGGAGCACCCATTATTTATCCGGATATCGCACGCTCTTATGTGGAAAATATCCTTTTCATGTTAAGAGGGTATCCTTATAGCCGATTGAAACACACCACTCAAGGCGAAGCGGAAATCACGCCCCTAGAAGTGGAAGCCTTTGATAAAATCCTAACCTTGCACGCTGATCACAGCCAAAACGCCTCTTCTACCACAGTAAGGAATGTCGCTAGCACCGGCGTGCATCCTTATGCAGCCATTAGTGCTGGCATTAGCGCTTTATGGGGGCATTTGCATGGCGGAGCGAATGAAAAAGTGCTTTTGCAATTAGAAGAAATTGGCGATGTGAAAAATGTGGATAAATATATTGCGCGCGTGAAAGACAAAAACGATAGTTTCAAACTCATGGGCTTTGGGCATAGGGTGTATAAAAGCTACGATCCGCGCGCAAAAATCTTAAAAGGCCTAAAAGACGAACTGCACCAAAAAGGCGTTAAAATGGACGAGAGATTGAGCGAAATCGCTGCGAAAGTGGAAGAAATCGCGCTAAAAGACGAGTATTTCATTGAAAGGAATCTCTACCCTAATGTGGATTTCTACTCCGGCACGATTTTAAGGGCTTTAAAAATCCCGGTGCGTTTTTTCACGCCGGTGTTTGTCATTGGTCGAACCGTAGGCTGGTGCGCTCAGCTTTTAGAGCATGTCAAAAACCCGCAAGCCAGGATCACACGCCCAAGACAAGTCTATGTGGGGGATTAG
- the bioD gene encoding dethiobiotin synthase, which translates to MLFISATNTNAGKTTCARLLAQYCNACGVRTILLKPIETGVNDATNHFSDAHLFLQDNRLLDRSLTLKDISFYRYAKASAPLIAQQEESQNAPIDTDHLIQRLQNFTKTYDLVIVEGAGGLCVPITLEENMLDFALQLKAKMLLISHDNLGLINDCLLNDFLLKSHQLDYKIAINLRENNAAFHSISLPYIELFNKRSNNPIMIFQQSLKELMSFALK; encoded by the coding sequence ATGCTCTTTATCAGCGCGACTAACACCAATGCCGGAAAAACCACATGTGCTAGGCTATTAGCCCAATATTGCAACGCTTGTGGCGTTAGAACGATTCTATTAAAGCCCATTGAAACAGGCGTTAATGATGCGACCAACCACTTTAGCGACGCGCATCTATTCTTGCAAGATAACCGCCTTTTAGATCGCTCTTTAACCTTAAAAGACATTTCATTCTATCGTTACGCTAAAGCTTCAGCCCCCCTCATCGCCCAACAAGAAGAAAGCCAAAACGCCCCCATTGACACGGATCATTTAATCCAACGCCTCCAAAATTTCACCAAAACTTACGATTTAGTCATCGTTGAAGGGGCTGGGGGGCTATGCGTGCCTATCACTTTAGAAGAAAACATGCTGGACTTTGCCCTACAATTAAAAGCCAAAATGCTTTTGATTAGCCATGACAATTTGGGCTTGATTAATGATTGTTTGCTGAATGATTTTTTATTGAAATCCCACCAACTAGACTATAAAATCGCTATCAATTTGAGGGAAAACAACGCCGCTTTTCACAGCATCAGCTTGCCCTATATTGAGCTTTTTAACAAACGCTCCAATAACCCCATTATGATTTTCCAACAAAGCCTAAAAGAATTAATGAGCTTTGCTCTTAAATAA
- the cheV1 gene encoding chemotaxis protein CheV1 produces MADSLAGIDQVTSLHKNNELQLLCFRLGKNKDLYAVNVFKIREVVKYHGNLTIISHENNSLVEGLIIIRELTIPLIDMKKWFYYDSQNKNKDLRPYRIEKDKGEDDIVMICEFSRWTIGVRIYEADRILSKKWTEMEQSAGLGGSAGNNKLVSRTRYFDGRLVQVVDIEKMLIDVFPWIEDEKHNDLETLSKIHSNQCVLLADDSPSVLKTMQMILDKLGVKHIDFINGKTLLEHLFNPTTDVGNIGLIITDLEMPEASGFEVIKQVKNNPLTSKIPIVVNSSMSGSSNEDMARSLKADDFISKSNPKDIQRVVKQFLESA; encoded by the coding sequence ATGGCTGATAGTTTAGCGGGCATTGATCAAGTTACGAGTTTGCATAAAAATAACGAGTTGCAATTGTTGTGTTTCAGGCTGGGTAAAAACAAGGATTTGTATGCGGTCAATGTCTTTAAGATCCGTGAAGTGGTGAAATACCATGGCAATCTCACTATCATCAGCCACGAAAACAATTCGCTCGTTGAGGGGCTAATCATTATAAGAGAGCTCACCATTCCCTTGATTGATATGAAAAAATGGTTTTATTATGACAGCCAAAACAAAAACAAGGATTTACGCCCTTATAGGATAGAAAAAGACAAGGGCGAAGATGATATTGTTATGATTTGTGAGTTTTCTCGCTGGACCATAGGGGTTAGGATCTATGAAGCGGATAGGATTTTGAGCAAGAAATGGACTGAAATGGAGCAAAGCGCTGGGCTAGGGGGATCTGCAGGCAATAACAAACTCGTGAGCCGCACGCGCTATTTTGACGGGCGCTTGGTGCAAGTGGTGGATATTGAAAAAATGCTTATAGATGTGTTCCCTTGGATTGAAGATGAAAAACACAACGATTTAGAGACGCTTTCTAAAATCCATTCTAACCAATGCGTTTTACTCGCTGATGACTCCCCAAGCGTTTTAAAAACCATGCAAATGATTTTAGACAAGCTAGGCGTCAAGCATATAGATTTTATCAATGGTAAAACCTTATTAGAGCATTTATTCAACCCAACAACCGATGTGGGTAATATTGGTCTTATCATCACCGATTTAGAAATGCCAGAAGCGAGCGGTTTTGAAGTGATCAAACAGGTTAAAAACAATCCTTTGACTTCAAAAATCCCCATCGTAGTCAATTCTTCTATGAGCGGTAGTTCTAATGAAGACATGGCCAGGAGTTTGAAGGCCGATGATTTCATCTCCAAGTCTAACCCTAAAGACATACAGCGGGTGGTTAAGCAATTTTTGGAATCAGCATGA
- a CDS encoding universal stress protein, which yields MNILFGISDTQECYNAIKFAVKLAHSLKEVRFTLLHVSMEVFIYSESGMMDYGQTEALEEEKAKALLKQFEDAFKKENIECESVLKSGDLIDVVLEMAKDYDLLLIGASESNLLYRLFISHQNSLVEQSSIPVVIAK from the coding sequence ATGAATATTTTATTTGGGATTAGCGACACGCAAGAATGTTATAACGCTATTAAATTCGCTGTCAAATTAGCCCATTCGCTTAAAGAGGTCCGTTTCACCTTATTGCATGTGAGCATGGAGGTGTTTATTTATAGCGAAAGCGGGATGATGGATTATGGCCAGACAGAAGCCTTGGAAGAAGAAAAAGCTAAGGCTTTGTTAAAGCAATTTGAAGACGCTTTCAAAAAAGAAAATATAGAGTGCGAGAGCGTTCTAAAAAGCGGTGATTTGATTGATGTGGTTTTAGAAATGGCTAAGGATTATGATTTGTTATTGATCGGAGCGAGCGAATCCAATTTGTTGTATCGTTTGTTCATTTCGCACCAAAATAGCCTTGTTGAACAATCCAGTATCCCTGTTGTGATCGCCAAATAG
- the nspC gene encoding carboxynorspermidine decarboxylase: MKKYSTIPTPCYVLESERLEKNAKILEIVCQQSGAKVLLALKGYAFWREFGILRQKLNGCCASGLYEAKLAFEEFGGRESQKEICVYSPAFKEAEMSTILPLATSIIFNSFYQYAAYKDRILDKNKQLENLGLSPIKMGLRINPLYSEVTPAIYNPCSKVSRLGITPSGFEKGVKEHGLEGVSGLHFHTHCEQNADALCRTLEHVEKHFRPYLENMAWVNFGGGHHITRSDYDVNLLIQTIKDFKERYHNIEVILEPGEAIGWQCGFLIASVIDIVKNDQEIALLDASFSAHMPDCLEMPYRPSILKISVENDEELVEVERGENQGAFSYFLGGPTCLAGDFMGSFSFDAPLKRGDKIVFQDMLHYTIVKNNSFNGVPLPSLARLDQQGFKILKNFSYEDYKNRN; the protein is encoded by the coding sequence ATGAAAAAATACAGCACTATCCCCACCCCTTGCTATGTGCTAGAGAGCGAACGCTTAGAAAAAAACGCCAAGATTTTAGAAATCGTGTGCCAGCAAAGCGGGGCAAAGGTTTTGCTCGCTTTAAAAGGGTATGCGTTTTGGCGTGAGTTTGGGATTTTGAGGCAAAAATTGAACGGGTGTTGCGCGAGCGGTCTTTATGAAGCTAAGCTCGCTTTTGAAGAATTTGGGGGGCGAGAGAGCCAGAAAGAAATTTGCGTTTATAGCCCGGCTTTTAAAGAGGCTGAAATGAGCACGATTTTACCCCTAGCGACAAGCATTATTTTTAACTCTTTTTACCAATACGCTGCCTATAAAGACAGGATTTTAGATAAAAACAAGCAATTAGAAAACTTGGGCTTAAGCCCCATTAAAATGGGTTTGAGGATCAACCCTCTCTACAGCGAAGTAACCCCAGCGATCTATAACCCATGCTCTAAAGTGAGCCGGTTAGGGATTACGCCTAGCGGATTTGAAAAGGGAGTCAAAGAGCATGGGTTAGAGGGGGTGAGCGGGTTGCATTTCCATACGCATTGCGAGCAAAACGCTGACGCTTTGTGCCGGACTTTAGAGCATGTGGAAAAGCATTTCAGGCCCTATTTAGAAAATATGGCGTGGGTGAATTTTGGTGGGGGGCATCATATCACTAGGAGCGATTATGATGTGAATTTGCTCATCCAAACGATTAAGGATTTTAAAGAGCGTTATCATAATATAGAAGTGATCTTAGAGCCTGGGGAAGCCATAGGGTGGCAATGCGGGTTTTTAATCGCAAGCGTGATAGACATCGTTAAAAACGATCAGGAAATTGCGCTTTTAGACGCTTCTTTTAGCGCTCACATGCCCGATTGCTTAGAAATGCCTTATCGCCCTAGTATCCTTAAAATTTCCGTAGAAAATGATGAAGAGCTTGTTGAAGTTGAAAGGGGCGAAAATCAAGGGGCGTTTTCTTACTTTTTAGGCGGCCCTACTTGTTTAGCGGGGGATTTTATGGGGAGTTTTAGCTTTGATGCGCCTTTAAAAAGGGGCGATAAAATCGTGTTTCAAGACATGCTCCATTATACGATTGTCAAAAACAATTCGTTTAATGGCGTGCCGCTCCCAAGCCTGGCTAGATTGGATCAACAAGGTTTTAAAATCCTTAAAAACTTTTCTTATGAAGATTATAAAAACAGGAATTAA
- the lpxE gene encoding lipid A 1-phosphatase LpxE, which translates to MPKSFSKTLLVLSLGLILLGVFAPFPKVPKQHSVPLVFHFTEHYARFIPTILSVAIPLIQRDAIGLFQVANASIATTILTHTTKRALNHVTINDQRLGERPYGGNFNMPSGHSSMVGLAVAFLMRRYSFKKYWWLLPLVPLTMLARIYLDMHTIGAVLAGLGIGMLCVSLFTSPKKP; encoded by the coding sequence CTGCCCAAAAGCTTTTCTAAAACTTTATTAGTGCTCAGTTTGGGTTTGATTTTACTAGGCGTTTTTGCGCCTTTCCCAAAAGTCCCTAAACAGCATAGCGTGCCTTTGGTGTTTCATTTCACCGAGCATTACGCGCGCTTTATCCCCACGATTTTATCTGTGGCGATTCCCTTGATTCAAAGAGATGCGATAGGGCTTTTTCAAGTCGCTAACGCCTCTATCGCTACAACTATTCTCACGCACACCACCAAAAGAGCCTTAAACCATGTAACGATTAATGATCAGCGTTTGGGCGAACGCCCTTATGGGGGTAATTTCAACATGCCAAGCGGGCATTCGTCTATGGTGGGTTTGGCGGTGGCGTTTTTAATGCGCCGCTATTCTTTTAAAAAATACTGGTGGCTCTTGCCCCTAGTCCCTTTAACCATGCTCGCTCGCATTTATTTAGACATGCACACCATTGGCGCGGTGTTGGCCGGGCTTGGTATCGGGATGTTGTGCGTGAGCCTTTTTACAAGCCCCAAAAAGCCTTAA